In the genome of Pelobacter seleniigenes DSM 18267, one region contains:
- a CDS encoding TRAP transporter substrate-binding protein — MKKVLGLLLLLVFVVSSAGLAAEKTDPLAAWQPSFDPSGAEFTYILSNVSHPVIEGVAAGYRIRDKVWEKTNGRIYVDYRPLSQLGGEKDVISKLKLGAVQGMLSSSVAAANVADRLGIVNLPYVVDTFDKLDTFRNDPELWQPFADSALRSGIYVADVTGYGPYGWATTVPVNTIAEAKQVNFRIAQAPVNTDSYKAWGLKFTVLPWPDVPQALQTGVITGLDHTVIVCNITKKFTIAKHFTELNYAQGLFVHLINKRWLDKLPEDLRSTFLAVVKEESAASREATRRQYEEQMVKAKKAGVEFHHLSDTELGELKKLAEPVLNKWGEKIGPDYLANVRQKLGS; from the coding sequence ATGAAGAAAGTCCTGGGATTATTACTGCTTCTGGTGTTTGTGGTGTCCTCGGCCGGCCTGGCCGCAGAGAAAACAGACCCTCTGGCAGCGTGGCAACCGAGCTTCGACCCCAGCGGTGCCGAATTCACCTACATTCTGTCGAATGTCTCCCACCCAGTCATTGAAGGCGTTGCCGCCGGGTATCGGATTCGCGACAAGGTCTGGGAAAAAACCAATGGCCGGATCTATGTCGATTACCGGCCTCTGTCCCAGCTCGGCGGCGAAAAGGATGTGATCAGCAAGCTCAAGCTCGGCGCGGTGCAGGGGATGCTGAGTTCCTCGGTAGCGGCCGCCAATGTCGCTGACCGCCTCGGTATTGTCAATCTCCCCTATGTTGTCGATACTTTCGATAAGCTTGACACCTTCCGTAACGATCCCGAACTCTGGCAGCCCTTTGCGGACAGCGCTTTGCGCAGCGGCATCTATGTTGCCGATGTGACCGGCTACGGACCTTACGGCTGGGCCACGACTGTTCCGGTCAACACCATCGCCGAGGCCAAGCAGGTCAACTTCCGGATTGCCCAGGCCCCGGTCAATACCGATTCCTACAAAGCCTGGGGCCTCAAATTCACGGTGCTGCCCTGGCCCGATGTCCCGCAGGCCCTGCAGACCGGCGTGATCACCGGTCTTGACCATACGGTGATTGTCTGTAACATCACCAAAAAATTCACCATTGCCAAGCATTTTACCGAGCTGAACTATGCCCAGGGGCTGTTTGTCCACCTGATCAACAAGCGCTGGCTCGATAAGTTGCCGGAAGACTTGCGCAGCACCTTCCTGGCGGTGGTCAAGGAGGAGAGCGCCGCGTCCCGCGAGGCTACCCGGCGCCAGTATGAGGAGCAGATGGTCAAGGCCAAGAAGGCCGGGGTCGAGTTTCATCACCTGTCGGATACCGAGTTGGGCGAGTTGAAGAAACTTGCTGAGCCGGTACTGAACAAATGGGGGGAAAAGATCGGTCCGGACTACCTGGCCAATGTCCGGCAAAAGCTTGGCAGTTGA
- a CDS encoding TRAP transporter substrate-binding protein, with protein MRHVVWSFTLFLLLLLPVGSYAADPLADWQPKFDPSGAEFTYLLSCVGHPAIEGVAVGYRIRDRVWAESKGRLYVDFRPLSQLGGEKDVIGKLKMGAIHGMLSSSVAAPNISPRLGLVNLPFLFDSAAKLDKFRGNQDLFSAYGEDALRKGIRVVDFTGYGSYGWATVSPVRSLADARQQVFRIAQAPVNVDLYKAWGIQFTVMPWPDVPQALQTGVITGLDHTPTVCSISKKFTVAKNFTRIDYAQGLYIHLVNERWLKRLPEDLRTLLLKAIAEESAQARALTELQQEREIAAAQAAGVSFYQLPAEEKNRLVELAEPVVQKWGEKIGADYLTRVRSFLAD; from the coding sequence ATGCGCCACGTCGTCTGGAGCTTTACCCTGTTCCTGCTCTTGTTGTTGCCTGTTGGCAGCTATGCTGCCGATCCCCTGGCGGACTGGCAGCCGAAGTTTGATCCTTCCGGAGCCGAATTTACCTATCTGCTCTCCTGCGTTGGTCACCCGGCGATTGAAGGGGTTGCCGTGGGCTATCGAATTCGCGATCGGGTCTGGGCCGAATCGAAGGGCCGCCTCTATGTCGATTTTCGCCCCCTGTCCCAGCTCGGCGGTGAGAAGGATGTGATCGGCAAGCTGAAGATGGGCGCCATTCACGGCATGCTCAGTTCGTCAGTGGCCGCGCCGAACATCTCGCCCCGGCTCGGTCTGGTCAACCTGCCCTTCCTCTTTGACAGCGCAGCGAAATTGGACAAGTTTCGCGGCAATCAGGACCTGTTTTCCGCCTATGGCGAGGATGCCCTGCGCAAAGGGATTCGGGTTGTTGATTTCACCGGCTATGGCAGTTATGGCTGGGCCACCGTCAGTCCGGTCCGCAGCCTGGCTGATGCCCGCCAGCAGGTCTTCCGGATTGCTCAGGCCCCGGTCAATGTCGATCTTTATAAAGCCTGGGGAATCCAGTTTACCGTGATGCCCTGGCCCGATGTGCCCCAGGCTCTGCAAACCGGAGTCATCACCGGCCTCGACCACACCCCGACGGTTTGCAGTATTTCCAAGAAATTTACCGTGGCCAAAAATTTCACCCGCATCGATTATGCTCAGGGTCTCTATATCCACCTGGTCAATGAACGCTGGCTGAAGCGCTTGCCGGAGGACCTGCGAACCCTGTTGCTCAAGGCTATCGCTGAAGAGAGTGCACAGGCCAGGGCTTTGACCGAGTTGCAGCAGGAGCGCGAGATTGCTGCGGCGCAAGCGGCCGGGGTCAGCTTTTACCAACTTCCTGCAGAAGAGAAAAACCGGCTGGTGGAGCTCGCCGAACCGGTGGTGCAGAAGTGGGGAGAAAAAATCGGTGCGGATTATCTGACCCGGGTGCGCAGTTTCCTGGCCGATTAA
- a CDS encoding YgaP family membrane protein: MTVNRYLRMIAGFFIVVSVILSQFHSVNWLYFTAFVGLNLFQSAFTDWCPMITILRKLGVKEG, translated from the coding sequence ATGACTGTTAATCGCTACCTGCGAATGATTGCCGGATTTTTTATCGTTGTCAGTGTGATCCTGTCCCAGTTCCATTCCGTCAACTGGCTTTATTTCACAGCGTTTGTCGGTCTGAATCTGTTTCAGAGCGCTTTCACAGACTGGTGTCCGATGATCACCATCCTGCGAAAACTGGGCGTCAAGGAAGGCTGA